From one Rhodopirellula islandica genomic stretch:
- a CDS encoding DUF3859 domain-containing protein, with protein sequence MAKKKIQTRMRTFGIHSKWDGESKKLPRFIRSTTIIPARVDVEFGFIVNIRGAKNQELFFCIDHPGIKDEKGKTREPFDGSVYVKTNDWNFYLGDTVWDPIDDKLGPWQMWLEIDGSIVAEKTFEVVPASDVAEAS encoded by the coding sequence TTGGCGAAGAAGAAAATCCAGACGCGAATGCGAACCTTTGGGATTCATTCCAAGTGGGATGGTGAATCCAAAAAACTTCCACGGTTCATCCGCAGCACCACCATCATCCCGGCTCGAGTGGACGTTGAATTTGGGTTCATCGTCAACATCAGGGGTGCCAAAAACCAAGAGCTGTTTTTCTGCATCGATCACCCTGGCATCAAGGATGAAAAAGGCAAAACTCGCGAGCCCTTTGATGGTTCCGTGTACGTCAAAACCAACGATTGGAACTTCTACTTGGGCGACACGGTCTGGGACCCGATCGACGACAAATTGGGTCCGTGGCAAATGTGGCTGGAGATCGACGGCAGCATCGTCGCCGAGAAAACCTTTGAGGTTGTCCCGGCATCGGATGTGGCGGAAGCTTCGTAA
- the ilvB gene encoding biosynthetic-type acetolactate synthase large subunit, giving the protein MSTASSSSNASAAKGDQQPMNGADVLVKSLVDHGVEVLFAYPGGCSMPMHQALTRYGDSIRTILPRHEQGGAFAAQGYSRSTGKIGVVMATSGPGATNLVTAIADAKLDSIPMLCITGQVPTGSIGTDAFQETPMVEICRGITKHHYLVTDLADLPRIMKEAFHIATSGRPGPVLVDMPKDVQLGSFPIDMDPEMDLPGYTPEPPKVASETIKQMAAAIKLARRPVIYAGGGIVSGEASEELRELIKKTGIPTVTTIMGLGAVSPDDPRSLDWLGMHGAAYANYAVRDCDLLIALGVRFDDRVTGKVEAFAKDAKIIHVDIDSSELNKNKQAHIPVRGDVKDVLRELNQIVQAPEIEAWQKTCTDLKAKYPLKYDNSFDGILQQHAIATLSKITADRETYVSVGVGQHQMWAAQFFKFRQPRTWMSSSGLGTMGFGLPAAMGVQAAHPDALVIDIDGDGSFQMNIQELATCFCEKLPVKVLLLNNQHLGMVVQWEDRFMDRNRAHTYLGPIDHEEAKGKSTADRFEYASDRYPNFVQIAKGYGCGAATVKKKADLEGALQEMIDHKGPFLLDVEVPYQEHVLPMIPGGMTVDDMLLD; this is encoded by the coding sequence ATGAGTACCGCTTCGAGCTCTTCCAACGCCAGCGCCGCGAAAGGCGATCAGCAACCGATGAATGGAGCCGATGTACTCGTCAAATCATTGGTCGATCACGGTGTCGAAGTCTTGTTCGCCTACCCAGGCGGCTGCAGCATGCCGATGCACCAAGCCCTGACACGTTACGGGGACTCGATTCGCACGATTCTGCCCCGTCACGAACAAGGCGGTGCGTTTGCCGCGCAGGGTTACTCGCGCAGCACCGGCAAAATCGGCGTGGTGATGGCGACCAGCGGCCCTGGGGCCACCAACCTGGTGACCGCCATCGCGGACGCGAAACTGGACAGCATCCCGATGCTGTGCATCACCGGGCAAGTTCCCACGGGATCGATCGGAACCGACGCGTTCCAAGAAACCCCGATGGTCGAAATCTGCCGTGGAATCACCAAACACCACTACCTCGTGACTGACTTGGCTGACTTGCCTCGCATCATGAAGGAAGCCTTCCACATCGCTACCAGCGGTCGTCCCGGCCCCGTTTTGGTGGACATGCCCAAAGATGTTCAATTGGGAAGCTTCCCAATCGACATGGATCCAGAAATGGATCTCCCGGGTTACACCCCCGAACCACCCAAGGTTGCCAGCGAAACGATCAAGCAAATGGCTGCGGCCATCAAGTTGGCGCGTCGCCCTGTGATCTACGCCGGTGGCGGGATCGTTTCCGGCGAAGCCAGCGAAGAACTTCGTGAACTGATCAAGAAAACGGGCATTCCAACCGTGACCACCATCATGGGCTTGGGCGCTGTTTCGCCCGATGACCCACGCTCGCTGGACTGGTTGGGCATGCACGGTGCCGCCTACGCCAACTACGCCGTTCGCGATTGCGATTTGCTGATCGCACTGGGCGTGCGTTTCGACGACCGCGTGACCGGCAAAGTGGAAGCGTTCGCGAAAGACGCGAAGATCATTCACGTCGACATCGATTCGTCGGAACTGAACAAGAACAAACAAGCTCACATCCCTGTTCGCGGCGACGTGAAGGATGTGCTTCGGGAACTGAACCAAATCGTCCAGGCCCCCGAGATCGAAGCTTGGCAGAAGACCTGCACCGACCTGAAAGCCAAGTACCCGCTGAAGTACGACAACTCGTTCGACGGAATTCTGCAACAGCACGCGATCGCGACGCTCAGCAAAATCACCGCTGATCGCGAGACGTACGTCAGCGTCGGCGTGGGCCAACACCAAATGTGGGCGGCTCAGTTCTTCAAGTTCCGCCAGCCTCGGACTTGGATGAGCAGCTCCGGACTCGGCACGATGGGATTCGGATTGCCAGCCGCCATGGGTGTGCAAGCCGCTCACCCGGACGCACTCGTCATCGACATCGACGGCGACGGCAGTTTCCAGATGAACATCCAAGAACTCGCGACGTGTTTCTGCGAAAAACTGCCGGTGAAGGTCCTGTTGCTGAACAATCAACACCTGGGAATGGTGGTTCAGTGGGAAGACCGATTCATGGACCGCAACCGCGCCCACACCTACCTTGGCCCCATCGATCACGAAGAAGCCAAGGGCAAGAGCACCGCAGATCGCTTCGAATACGCCAGCGACCGTTACCCGAACTTTGTGCAAATTGCCAAAGGCTACGGATGCGGAGCCGCCACGGTCAAAAAGAAAGCGGACCTTGAAGGCGCCTTGCAAGAAATGATTGATCACAAAGGCCCCTTCTTGTTGGACGTCGAAGTGCCCTACCAAGAACACGTGCTGCCCATGATCCCCGGTGGAATGACCGTGGACGACATGCTCTTGGACTGA
- a CDS encoding serine/threonine protein kinase, whose translation MGLLDSIKGAFSKGGGGSLKRIDVEKRFERSRTAATGTMSNFFVAYDLERKENVGVKILDPEKYELFESRFKGLNKPSEGEIAMQMKHPLIVKTFEHGITAKNQRILVMEYIAGVGIQDVIVRKKRDVIDGKEMLLMREMAESLAYVHDQGFIHRDVCPRNFICTPPEEGEETVSGVRLIDFGLSVPATPPFMAPGNRTGTPLYMCPEIVRRRATDQRVDVFSLGVTFYCLLTFKHPWQGEIVSGRAALQHDTETSTPILERRDDIHPKVARVITRMIEPNVDDRLPSIKEFLTQTRGLESAFVS comes from the coding sequence ATGGGGCTGCTCGATTCGATCAAAGGTGCGTTCTCCAAAGGCGGCGGCGGTTCGCTGAAGCGGATCGATGTGGAGAAACGATTCGAGCGATCTCGAACGGCAGCCACCGGCACAATGAGCAACTTCTTTGTTGCCTACGACCTGGAACGCAAAGAGAACGTCGGGGTTAAAATCCTGGACCCCGAAAAGTACGAACTGTTCGAAAGTCGCTTCAAAGGTTTGAACAAACCTTCCGAAGGCGAAATCGCGATGCAGATGAAGCATCCGCTGATCGTGAAAACATTCGAACACGGCATCACGGCCAAAAACCAACGCATCTTGGTGATGGAATACATCGCCGGCGTGGGCATCCAAGACGTCATCGTTCGCAAGAAACGCGATGTCATCGACGGCAAGGAAATGCTGTTGATGCGAGAGATGGCCGAGTCACTTGCCTACGTGCACGACCAAGGCTTCATCCACCGCGACGTTTGCCCTCGCAACTTCATTTGCACACCCCCGGAAGAAGGCGAAGAAACCGTCTCGGGTGTCCGCTTGATCGACTTTGGATTGTCCGTTCCCGCCACACCACCGTTCATGGCACCCGGCAACCGCACCGGCACGCCATTGTACATGTGCCCCGAAATTGTACGTCGACGTGCGACCGACCAACGCGTCGACGTGTTCTCTCTCGGCGTGACCTTCTACTGCCTGCTGACCTTCAAACACCCGTGGCAAGGTGAGATCGTCAGCGGACGTGCGGCACTGCAACACGACACGGAAACTTCCACCCCGATCCTAGAACGACGCGACGACATCCACCCCAAAGTGGCTCGCGTGATCACGCGGATGATTGAACCGAATGTCGATGATCGACTGCCTTCGATCAAAGAATTCTTGACGCAAACCCGCGGCCTCGAATCCGCGTTCGTCAGCTAA
- a CDS encoding serine hydrolase domain-containing protein: MRWILGALVMSLLAGNLAVDHARANDPEIPAITQSMQQFVADKEIAGAVTLVVGPDSVKHASVVGMADVAKETPLQRDTLFWIASMTKPITGACVLMMQDEDKLSVDDPIAKHLPAMKGLKLADGTPANITIRHLMTHTSGMSELPRESAYTEPTLEAAAERYAELPVMFEPGSEWRYSQTGINTAARIVEVVSGMTFDRFVEERICQPLGMTDTTFYLSPEQHQRLTKTYRVVDRDGNKPKHLEEATIGVLSGGTAMNRNRFPAANGGLFSTADDYAKFSQMLLRGGRVGDRQLLSQSAVEQMRTVCTGDLKTGFTPGNGWAIGCCVIREPQGVTKALTPGTFGHGGAHGTQVWIDPEKEVAMILMVQRANFPNADASKVRQAFGEALMQAL; encoded by the coding sequence ATGCGTTGGATTTTGGGTGCATTGGTGATGAGTTTGTTGGCCGGGAATTTGGCTGTCGATCACGCTCGAGCAAACGATCCCGAAATCCCTGCGATCACGCAGTCAATGCAGCAATTCGTGGCGGACAAAGAAATCGCGGGGGCGGTCACGCTGGTGGTCGGCCCAGATTCGGTGAAGCACGCCAGCGTGGTCGGGATGGCTGATGTTGCCAAAGAAACGCCGCTGCAACGAGACACGCTGTTCTGGATCGCTTCGATGACCAAGCCCATCACCGGAGCTTGCGTGCTGATGATGCAAGACGAAGACAAACTTTCGGTCGATGATCCGATCGCAAAGCACCTGCCAGCGATGAAGGGTTTGAAGCTGGCCGACGGAACGCCAGCGAACATCACGATTCGGCATTTGATGACGCACACCTCGGGCATGAGCGAATTGCCACGCGAGAGTGCCTACACCGAACCCACGCTGGAAGCCGCCGCTGAAAGATACGCCGAGTTGCCCGTGATGTTCGAACCGGGCAGCGAATGGCGGTACAGCCAAACGGGCATCAACACCGCCGCCCGAATTGTGGAGGTGGTTTCTGGAATGACGTTCGACCGCTTTGTCGAAGAGCGAATTTGCCAGCCATTGGGGATGACCGACACGACGTTTTACTTGTCGCCGGAACAGCACCAGCGATTGACGAAGACCTACCGCGTTGTCGATCGTGATGGCAACAAACCAAAGCACCTGGAAGAAGCCACGATCGGAGTCTTGTCCGGTGGCACCGCCATGAACCGCAACCGATTCCCCGCCGCCAATGGTGGTTTGTTTTCCACGGCGGATGACTACGCAAAGTTCAGCCAGATGTTGTTGCGAGGGGGACGAGTGGGCGATCGGCAATTGCTGTCTCAGTCAGCCGTGGAACAGATGCGAACCGTTTGCACCGGCGATTTGAAAACTGGTTTCACCCCCGGCAACGGATGGGCGATCGGTTGCTGCGTGATTCGCGAACCGCAAGGCGTGACCAAGGCCCTCACGCCGGGAACGTTCGGTCACGGGGGTGCTCATGGAACACAGGTTTGGATCGATCCGGAAAAAGAAGTGGCGATGATCCTGATGGTCCAGCGAGCCAATTTTCCGAACGCGGACGCTTCCAAGGTTCGGCAAGCGTTTGGCGAAGCGTTGATGCAGGCTTTGTAA
- a CDS encoding adenylosuccinate synthase → MSGTCVIGLQWGDEAKGKLVDLLAPRFDWVVRYQGGANAGHTVVAGDETYKLHHIPSGILHSDVQNVITPGVVINPTTMLQEIDGLQARGIDVFENLKVSERAHLVMPWHMIEDATINATAVRGESIGTTNRGIGPCYRDKVGRTHAIRMIDLIEGSRDERISTVASQKQALLKNLGASEEELDSIAPEKMVALAASWAERLAPMIADTTDMVLDAAEANQKMLFEGAQGALLDIDHGTYPFVTSSNSSGVGVCAGAGVPPKWINQVLGVCKAYSTRVGGGPFPSELEDETGEKIRKLGNEFGTTTGRPRRCGWFDAVAVRYTARLSGVTRLALMMMDVLAHFDELKVCVAYELDGKEIHRVPAHAEQLRRCKPIYETIQGWNTPVDDARSVEDFPPLALAYVKRIEELVGVPVGVLSVGPDRSQTIFTEESKAMDL, encoded by the coding sequence TTGTCCGGAACTTGCGTCATTGGTCTGCAGTGGGGCGACGAAGCCAAAGGCAAACTCGTCGACTTGTTGGCACCACGTTTTGATTGGGTTGTTCGCTATCAAGGCGGAGCCAACGCGGGACACACCGTCGTTGCTGGTGATGAAACCTACAAGCTGCATCACATCCCATCCGGGATTCTGCACAGCGATGTTCAAAACGTCATCACCCCTGGCGTCGTGATCAACCCGACCACGATGCTCCAAGAAATCGATGGCCTGCAAGCTCGCGGGATCGACGTTTTTGAGAATCTGAAGGTCAGTGAACGGGCTCACTTGGTGATGCCTTGGCACATGATCGAGGACGCCACGATCAACGCCACCGCCGTGCGCGGCGAATCGATCGGCACCACCAACCGTGGCATCGGCCCGTGTTACCGTGACAAGGTCGGACGGACCCACGCGATTCGCATGATCGATTTGATCGAAGGATCTCGGGACGAACGCATCTCAACCGTTGCTTCACAGAAGCAAGCGTTGTTGAAGAACTTGGGTGCCTCCGAGGAAGAACTTGATTCGATCGCACCTGAAAAGATGGTCGCTCTGGCGGCTTCCTGGGCGGAACGTTTGGCTCCCATGATCGCCGACACGACCGACATGGTCTTGGACGCAGCCGAAGCCAACCAGAAGATGCTGTTCGAAGGTGCCCAAGGTGCCTTGCTGGACATCGACCATGGGACTTACCCGTTCGTCACCAGCAGCAACTCGTCAGGGGTTGGGGTCTGTGCCGGTGCCGGTGTGCCGCCCAAGTGGATCAACCAAGTTCTCGGTGTCTGCAAGGCGTACAGCACGCGTGTTGGCGGAGGTCCCTTCCCAAGCGAATTGGAAGACGAAACCGGCGAGAAGATTCGCAAGCTTGGCAACGAGTTTGGAACGACCACCGGACGTCCGCGTCGTTGCGGTTGGTTCGATGCGGTCGCCGTTCGTTACACCGCGCGCTTGTCTGGTGTGACCCGCTTGGCACTCATGATGATGGACGTGCTCGCTCACTTCGACGAGCTGAAAGTTTGCGTTGCATACGAACTGGATGGCAAGGAAATCCATCGCGTGCCAGCTCATGCGGAACAGCTTCGTCGTTGCAAACCAATCTACGAAACGATTCAAGGTTGGAACACGCCCGTCGACGACGCTCGTTCGGTCGAAGACTTCCCGCCACTCGCGCTGGCTTACGTCAAACGCATCGAAGAGTTGGTGGGGGTTCCGGTGGGCGTGTTGTCGGTCGGCCCCGACCGTTCTCAAACCATCTTCACCGAAGAATCCAAAGCAATGGATCTCTAG
- the tkt gene encoding transketolase — protein sequence MPMTATTTDIQTLAIDTIRCLSMDAVQTANSGHPGTPMALAPIAYQLFQNTMNYDPAKPHWPGRDRFVLSCGHASMLLYSTLHLIGVEATDRYGKPTGGESISLEDIKNFRQIGSVCAGHPEFAEAAGIETTTGPLGAGVSNSVGMAMAEKWLAANYNTDDLTLFNYNTYAICSDGDLMEGIATEAASIAGHLKLDNLCWLYDDNNITIEGDTELAFSEDMGKKFEGLGWNVLQVDDANDVDALGKAIAKFQACGDKPTLIVVKSIIGYGAPNKQNTHGAHGAPLGWDEVALAKKSYGLPEDEKFYIPAGVKEHFSEGVGKRGATASSQWEDVWTKYEAAEPAKAAELKAMFAGELPEGWDKDIPVFEADAKGDATRNSSGKVLNAIAKNVPFMIGGSADLAPSNKSDLKFEGAGEFLPRQYKGRNLHFGIREHAMSGIANGLCLSGLRGYAATFFVFTDYMRGGMRLSSIMHQPTMYILTHDSIGVGEDGPTHQPVEHLTACRAIPGLNVFRPGDSNEVAECYRTAMGINDHPSAFVLSRQNMPTLDRSKYAAASGCARGGYILSDCEGTPDVILMGSGSELYMAVDAAETLTAQGKKVRVVSMPCMDIFAQQDAAYINEVLPSEVTNRVAIEAGIQMCWDRWIGLQGKFVGMHSFGASGPFDAVYEQFGINADAVVKAALS from the coding sequence GTGCCGATGACTGCCACCACCACTGACATTCAAACCCTCGCCATCGACACCATCCGCTGCCTCAGCATGGATGCCGTTCAAACCGCCAACAGTGGTCACCCTGGCACGCCGATGGCGTTGGCCCCCATCGCGTACCAACTGTTCCAAAACACGATGAATTACGACCCTGCCAAGCCTCACTGGCCGGGCCGGGATCGATTCGTGTTGTCGTGTGGTCACGCCAGCATGCTGCTCTACAGCACGCTGCATCTGATCGGCGTTGAAGCGACCGACCGTTACGGCAAACCCACCGGTGGCGAATCGATCTCGTTGGAAGACATCAAGAATTTCCGCCAAATCGGCAGCGTTTGTGCCGGTCACCCCGAATTCGCCGAAGCCGCCGGCATCGAAACCACGACCGGACCGCTCGGTGCCGGCGTCAGCAACAGCGTCGGAATGGCAATGGCCGAAAAGTGGTTGGCTGCCAACTACAACACCGACGATTTGACCCTGTTCAACTACAACACCTACGCCATCTGCAGCGACGGCGACTTGATGGAAGGCATCGCGACCGAAGCCGCTTCCATTGCCGGTCACTTGAAACTCGACAACCTGTGCTGGTTGTACGACGACAACAACATCACCATTGAAGGTGACACCGAACTTGCCTTCAGCGAAGACATGGGCAAGAAGTTCGAAGGCCTCGGATGGAACGTCCTGCAAGTGGACGACGCCAACGATGTGGACGCGCTGGGCAAAGCGATCGCGAAATTCCAAGCCTGCGGCGACAAGCCCACGTTGATCGTGGTGAAGTCGATCATCGGCTACGGTGCACCCAACAAGCAAAACACGCACGGCGCTCACGGTGCCCCTCTGGGTTGGGACGAAGTCGCCCTGGCCAAGAAGTCCTACGGTTTGCCCGAAGACGAGAAATTCTACATCCCTGCAGGTGTCAAAGAGCACTTCAGCGAAGGCGTTGGCAAACGTGGTGCAACTGCATCGAGCCAGTGGGAAGACGTTTGGACCAAGTACGAAGCGGCTGAGCCAGCCAAGGCAGCCGAACTGAAAGCCATGTTCGCTGGCGAATTGCCGGAAGGTTGGGACAAAGACATTCCTGTCTTCGAAGCGGACGCCAAAGGCGACGCGACTCGTAACAGCAGCGGCAAAGTCCTCAACGCGATCGCCAAGAACGTTCCCTTCATGATCGGCGGAAGTGCTGACTTGGCACCGTCGAACAAATCGGACTTGAAGTTCGAAGGTGCCGGCGAATTCTTGCCGCGTCAATACAAGGGCCGCAACCTGCACTTCGGGATTCGCGAGCACGCGATGTCCGGAATCGCCAACGGTTTGTGCTTGTCCGGTTTGCGTGGATACGCCGCGACGTTCTTCGTCTTCACCGATTACATGCGTGGTGGAATGCGGTTGTCCAGCATCATGCATCAACCGACCATGTACATCCTGACGCACGATTCCATCGGCGTCGGCGAAGACGGACCGACTCACCAACCGGTCGAACACCTGACCGCTTGCCGTGCGATCCCCGGTTTGAACGTTTTCCGTCCGGGTGATTCCAACGAAGTCGCTGAATGCTATCGCACCGCGATGGGGATCAACGATCACCCCAGTGCGTTCGTTCTGTCGCGTCAAAACATGCCTACCCTGGATCGCAGCAAGTACGCCGCGGCCTCCGGATGTGCTCGTGGTGGTTACATCTTGAGCGACTGCGAAGGCACGCCCGACGTGATCCTGATGGGCAGTGGCAGCGAACTTTACATGGCCGTTGACGCGGCTGAAACATTGACCGCTCAAGGCAAAAAGGTTCGCGTGGTCAGCATGCCTTGCATGGACATCTTCGCTCAGCAAGACGCCGCCTACATCAACGAAGTCTTGCCATCCGAAGTCACCAACCGCGTTGCGATCGAAGCTGGCATCCAAATGTGCTGGGACCGTTGGATTGGCTTGCAAGGCAAATTCGTCGGCATGCACTCCTTTGGTGCCAGTGGCCCATTCGATGCCGTTTACGAGCAGTTCGGCATCAATGCCGATGCGGTTGTCAAAGCGGCTCTTTCCTGA
- a CDS encoding fluoride efflux transporter FluC translates to MSFVLDLFAIALGGSIGAVLRYLIALTVVSAPLGGWLTMHGSVGTTLANLLGCFALGGLYQFSQALVASDWVATGWAASLAQPRTLLAVRIGVLGSLTTFSTLIGETAVFASQGRILASSLLLGINVIAGWCLFWAAVSVVRNWTS, encoded by the coding sequence ATGAGCTTTGTTTTAGACCTATTCGCGATCGCCCTTGGTGGCTCCATCGGGGCCGTTCTTCGCTACCTGATCGCATTGACGGTGGTTTCTGCCCCGTTAGGCGGATGGTTGACGATGCATGGCAGTGTCGGCACGACGCTTGCAAACTTGCTCGGGTGTTTCGCCTTGGGGGGGCTGTATCAATTTTCTCAGGCGTTGGTGGCCTCCGATTGGGTCGCGACGGGTTGGGCGGCGTCTCTGGCGCAGCCTCGCACGCTCTTGGCCGTTCGGATCGGTGTTTTGGGGAGTTTAACCACCTTCAGCACCCTGATCGGCGAAACCGCTGTGTTTGCCTCGCAGGGACGTATTTTGGCCAGTTCCCTGCTTTTAGGGATCAATGTCATCGCTGGCTGGTGTCTTTTTTGGGCCGCGGTGTCGGTCGTTCGGAACTGGACCTCATGA
- a CDS encoding sugar phosphate isomerase/epimerase family protein, giving the protein MPNRRDFLAGSLAAASLASLSTRSLLAAEPKADHRWPICVFTKPLNSMSFDDMASALAEAGYDGVEATVRKGGNVAPAEAAEKLPEMQKAMQKHGLEITLITTDIGDMDDSHRATVLETAADLGISRFRMRYGKYDHQQPIASQLDHWKQRFGKLADYCGKLGVQALYQNHAGENYLGASLWDLDRVLTDIAPDHMGVVYDIRHAQVEGGMSWPVTWRMIQPRVRMLYVKDYQWVDGRVENVPLGDGLVSQRFFDAVKASDLNCPISLHEEYLDHRDPALVPQHLEAMTTDLKTLQQRLGINS; this is encoded by the coding sequence ATGCCCAACCGCCGTGATTTCCTCGCTGGCTCGCTCGCCGCCGCGTCCCTGGCATCGCTTTCCACACGCAGCCTGCTTGCAGCCGAACCGAAGGCGGATCACCGCTGGCCGATCTGCGTTTTCACGAAGCCCCTGAACTCGATGTCCTTTGACGACATGGCCTCGGCACTCGCCGAAGCAGGTTACGACGGTGTCGAAGCCACCGTCCGCAAAGGCGGCAACGTGGCCCCCGCGGAAGCCGCTGAGAAACTGCCCGAGATGCAAAAGGCAATGCAAAAGCACGGCTTGGAAATCACGCTGATCACGACCGACATCGGCGACATGGACGATTCACATCGAGCGACGGTCTTGGAAACCGCAGCCGACCTGGGCATCTCACGATTCCGCATGCGATACGGCAAGTACGACCATCAACAACCCATCGCAAGCCAGCTGGATCACTGGAAACAACGATTCGGAAAGCTGGCAGACTACTGCGGAAAACTTGGTGTGCAGGCCCTCTATCAAAACCATGCCGGCGAGAACTACCTGGGCGCCTCGCTCTGGGATCTGGACCGAGTCCTCACGGACATCGCGCCAGATCACATGGGCGTTGTCTATGACATCCGGCATGCCCAAGTCGAAGGCGGCATGAGCTGGCCGGTGACCTGGCGAATGATCCAGCCCCGCGTTCGGATGCTATACGTCAAAGACTATCAGTGGGTCGATGGCCGCGTCGAAAACGTGCCGCTGGGCGATGGACTGGTCAGCCAAAGATTCTTTGACGCGGTGAAAGCCAGCGACTTGAACTGCCCGATCTCGCTGCACGAAGAATACCTCGACCACCGCGATCCAGCCTTGGTCCCCCAACACCTCGAAGCCATGACCACCGATTTAAAAACGCTTCAGCAACGACTCGGCATCAACTCGTAA
- the accD gene encoding acetyl-CoA carboxylase, carboxyltransferase subunit beta, producing the protein MEMDTAVENPAVDSAVNSNGQPSSAATSSTSDAAPTSPTPNRPAPNTAGNRKRGVPEGVWRKCDSCGASLFYKEVQQRLNVCPQCDHHFYVSAWERVAQVLDDGTFEPMNEHLRPTDPLEFSDRRPYAERLIGEQKRTGLTDAVLTGTGMIRARRVAFAVTDSAFIMGSMGSVVGERLTRLIERATEQNLALIIISASGGGARMHEGILSLMQMAKVSAALSRYHSAGGLFISVLTNPTMGGVAASFASLGDLVFAEPKALIGFAGPRTIKATIGIELPEGFQTSEFLLEHGYIDRIVHRKTLKTEIATAIDYCGK; encoded by the coding sequence GTGGAAATGGATACCGCAGTGGAAAATCCCGCAGTGGATAGCGCAGTTAACAGCAACGGGCAACCGTCTTCAGCCGCGACGTCGTCAACCTCCGACGCAGCGCCAACCTCTCCCACCCCCAACCGCCCCGCGCCCAACACGGCCGGCAATCGGAAACGAGGGGTGCCCGAGGGCGTGTGGCGGAAGTGCGACTCGTGCGGCGCGTCGCTGTTCTACAAAGAAGTCCAGCAACGCCTGAACGTCTGCCCCCAGTGCGATCACCACTTTTACGTGAGTGCCTGGGAACGCGTCGCTCAGGTGCTCGACGATGGCACGTTCGAACCGATGAACGAACATCTGCGACCAACGGACCCGCTCGAATTCAGCGATCGCCGTCCCTACGCCGAACGACTGATCGGCGAGCAGAAACGCACCGGTTTGACCGATGCGGTCCTGACCGGCACCGGCATGATCCGCGCTCGCCGAGTCGCCTTCGCGGTGACCGACAGTGCGTTCATCATGGGCAGCATGGGATCCGTCGTCGGTGAACGTCTGACGCGGTTGATCGAACGCGCCACCGAACAAAACCTCGCGCTGATCATCATCAGCGCCTCCGGTGGTGGGGCCCGAATGCACGAAGGCATCCTGTCGCTGATGCAAATGGCCAAGGTCTCCGCCGCTCTTTCTCGCTATCACTCCGCAGGCGGACTGTTCATCAGTGTCCTGACCAACCCAACCATGGGTGGTGTTGCCGCCAGCTTCGCCTCGCTCGGTGACCTGGTCTTTGCCGAACCCAAGGCCCTGATCGGTTTTGCTGGACCGCGAACGATCAAAGCCACCATCGGCATCGAACTGCCCGAAGGGTTCCAAACCAGCGAATTCTTGCTGGAGCACGGCTACATCGATCGCATCGTCCATCGCAAAACTCTGAAGACAGAAATTGCCACCGCCATCGACTATTGCGGGAAGTAA